In Stigmatopora argus isolate UIUO_Sarg chromosome 10, RoL_Sarg_1.0, whole genome shotgun sequence, the following proteins share a genomic window:
- the atf5b gene encoding uncharacterized protein atf5b isoform X3, with translation MSYSDGHSDWMTEKVDLSSFVSTTESSPSSSLPPSPLEQDVKVPSDLEVMTSLLQEELAQLEDYFRSESTATTSKLEKSSKCDKGAQAMGSQSYYQIPYNSYGSTQSDTSPVVVTLATGELDLASFCGGPMARSKIPRPAPYNYHHRYHHNSGRRIISEAVKVGEEVGLDTWGSRGSYSGSAEFSVNHYSTLKTVSKNSLGGIKKVRECALSLKEEESYCFSEGMFCSEEIARSFCLGGSYDSHHKREGQLMHNVKVNVSYDSAGLEVLHCSKDGGLSGSIPQETMMATDGYFHQSMAGVEPYHSFIGELDQPSQSVEPQHGHYLYPECLVDQSYECLSRGECEGSLLGASIHRPNQRLKDEPCSIKSTLVVGAASLDLNTGERKQKKRDQNKTAAHRYRLRKRAELDSLEEELHGLEGQNRELRDKAESVEREIQYVKDLLIEVYKARSQRLKQDGSA, from the exons ATGTCGTACA GTGATGGTCACTCAGATTGGATGACGGAAAAAGTTGATTTGTCTTCATTCGTGTCGACCACCGAATCGTCTCCCAGCTCATCCCTTCCGCCCTCGCCATTAGAACAAGATGTCAAGGTGCCCTCAGACCTGGAGGTCATGACCTCTCTATTGCAGGAGGAGCTAGCTCAGCTGGAGGACTACTTCCGATCCGAGTCCACCGCCACAACCAGCAAATTGGAAAAATCCTCGAAATGTGACAAAGGTGCCCAAGCAATGGGCTCGCAGTCTTATTACCAGATACCCTACAACTCCTATGGGAGCACCCAATCAGACACCAGCCCCGTGGTTGTTACCTTAGCAACAGGGGAACTAGACCTGGCCAGCTTTTGCGGTGGTCCCATGGCCAGATCCAAAATCCCCCGACCTGCTCCGTACAACTACCACCACCGGTACCACCACAACAGCGGGCGAAGAATCATCAGCGAGGCAGTGAAAGTGGGCGAGGAAGTTGGACTGGATACATGGGGCTCCAGGGGGAGCTACTCGGGAAGCGCCGAGTTTTCTGTCAACCACTACTCCACGTTGAAGACGGTCAGCAAGAACAGCCTCGGCGGCATCAAGAAGGTGAGAGAATGTGCTTTATCCTTGAAGGAAGAGGAGAGCTATTGTTTTTCCGAAGGAATGTTTTGCAGCGAAGAAATTGCACGAAGCTTTTGCCTGGGCGGCTCCTACGACAGCCACCACAAAAGAGAGGGACAGCTCATGCACAATGTGAAGGTTAATGTAAGTTATGACAGCGCCGGACTGGAGGTCCTGCACTGCAGCAAAGATGGAGGACTGTCTGGAAGTATCCCCCAAGAGACAATGATGGCCACCGACGGCTACTTCCATCAATCGATGGCCGGCGTAGAGCCGTACCATAGCTTTATCGGTGAACTAGACCAGCCCTCGCAATCCGTAGAGCCCCAACACGGTCACTACCTCTAtccagaatgccttgtggatcAAAGTTACGAATGTCTGTCGAGAGGAGAGTGCGAAGGGTCGCTGCTTGGCGCTTCCATCCATCGCCCCAACCAGAGACTAAAGGACGAGCCCTGCTCCATTAAGTCCACGCTGGTGGTCGGTGCCGCTTCTTTGGATTTGAACACCGGTGAGAGGAAGCAGAAGAAGAGAGACCAGAACAAAACGGCTGCTCACAG GTACAGGCTGCGGAAAAGGGCAGAGTTGGACTCTCTGGAAGAGGAGCTTCATGGACTGGAAGGTCAGAACAGGGAACTTCGTGACAAGGCAGAGTCGGTGGAACGAGAGATTCAGTATGTGAAGGATTTACTTATCGAGGTCTACAAGGCTCGCAGTCAGCGGCTCAAACAAGATGGCAGTGCCTAA
- the atf5b gene encoding uncharacterized protein atf5b isoform X2 has product MLFNHFQMIGDGHSDWMTEKVDLSSFVSTTESSPSSSLPPSPLEQDVKVPSDLEVMTSLLQEELAQLEDYFRSESTATTSKLEKSSKCDKGAQAMGSQSYYQIPYNSYGSTQSDTSPVVVTLATGELDLASFCGGPMARSKIPRPAPYNYHHRYHHNSGRRIISEAVKVGEEVGLDTWGSRGSYSGSAEFSVNHYSTLKTVSKNSLGGIKKVRECALSLKEEESYCFSEGMFCSEEIARSFCLGGSYDSHHKREGQLMHNVKVNVSYDSAGLEVLHCSKDGGLSGSIPQETMMATDGYFHQSMAGVEPYHSFIGELDQPSQSVEPQHGHYLYPECLVDQSYECLSRGECEGSLLGASIHRPNQRLKDEPCSIKSTLVVGAASLDLNTGERKQKKRDQNKTAAHRYRLRKRAELDSLEEELHGLEGQNRELRDKAESVEREIQYVKDLLIEVYKARSQRLKQDGSA; this is encoded by the exons ATGCTGTTCAATCATTTTCAGATGATCG GTGATGGTCACTCAGATTGGATGACGGAAAAAGTTGATTTGTCTTCATTCGTGTCGACCACCGAATCGTCTCCCAGCTCATCCCTTCCGCCCTCGCCATTAGAACAAGATGTCAAGGTGCCCTCAGACCTGGAGGTCATGACCTCTCTATTGCAGGAGGAGCTAGCTCAGCTGGAGGACTACTTCCGATCCGAGTCCACCGCCACAACCAGCAAATTGGAAAAATCCTCGAAATGTGACAAAGGTGCCCAAGCAATGGGCTCGCAGTCTTATTACCAGATACCCTACAACTCCTATGGGAGCACCCAATCAGACACCAGCCCCGTGGTTGTTACCTTAGCAACAGGGGAACTAGACCTGGCCAGCTTTTGCGGTGGTCCCATGGCCAGATCCAAAATCCCCCGACCTGCTCCGTACAACTACCACCACCGGTACCACCACAACAGCGGGCGAAGAATCATCAGCGAGGCAGTGAAAGTGGGCGAGGAAGTTGGACTGGATACATGGGGCTCCAGGGGGAGCTACTCGGGAAGCGCCGAGTTTTCTGTCAACCACTACTCCACGTTGAAGACGGTCAGCAAGAACAGCCTCGGCGGCATCAAGAAGGTGAGAGAATGTGCTTTATCCTTGAAGGAAGAGGAGAGCTATTGTTTTTCCGAAGGAATGTTTTGCAGCGAAGAAATTGCACGAAGCTTTTGCCTGGGCGGCTCCTACGACAGCCACCACAAAAGAGAGGGACAGCTCATGCACAATGTGAAGGTTAATGTAAGTTATGACAGCGCCGGACTGGAGGTCCTGCACTGCAGCAAAGATGGAGGACTGTCTGGAAGTATCCCCCAAGAGACAATGATGGCCACCGACGGCTACTTCCATCAATCGATGGCCGGCGTAGAGCCGTACCATAGCTTTATCGGTGAACTAGACCAGCCCTCGCAATCCGTAGAGCCCCAACACGGTCACTACCTCTAtccagaatgccttgtggatcAAAGTTACGAATGTCTGTCGAGAGGAGAGTGCGAAGGGTCGCTGCTTGGCGCTTCCATCCATCGCCCCAACCAGAGACTAAAGGACGAGCCCTGCTCCATTAAGTCCACGCTGGTGGTCGGTGCCGCTTCTTTGGATTTGAACACCGGTGAGAGGAAGCAGAAGAAGAGAGACCAGAACAAAACGGCTGCTCACAG GTACAGGCTGCGGAAAAGGGCAGAGTTGGACTCTCTGGAAGAGGAGCTTCATGGACTGGAAGGTCAGAACAGGGAACTTCGTGACAAGGCAGAGTCGGTGGAACGAGAGATTCAGTATGTGAAGGATTTACTTATCGAGGTCTACAAGGCTCGCAGTCAGCGGCTCAAACAAGATGGCAGTGCCTAA
- the atf5b gene encoding uncharacterized protein atf5b isoform X1 → MAASILRKKIHPIFADGIHVLPLRQASVSQSHLTTGAEPLERQRLIGDGHSDWMTEKVDLSSFVSTTESSPSSSLPPSPLEQDVKVPSDLEVMTSLLQEELAQLEDYFRSESTATTSKLEKSSKCDKGAQAMGSQSYYQIPYNSYGSTQSDTSPVVVTLATGELDLASFCGGPMARSKIPRPAPYNYHHRYHHNSGRRIISEAVKVGEEVGLDTWGSRGSYSGSAEFSVNHYSTLKTVSKNSLGGIKKVRECALSLKEEESYCFSEGMFCSEEIARSFCLGGSYDSHHKREGQLMHNVKVNVSYDSAGLEVLHCSKDGGLSGSIPQETMMATDGYFHQSMAGVEPYHSFIGELDQPSQSVEPQHGHYLYPECLVDQSYECLSRGECEGSLLGASIHRPNQRLKDEPCSIKSTLVVGAASLDLNTGERKQKKRDQNKTAAHRYRLRKRAELDSLEEELHGLEGQNRELRDKAESVEREIQYVKDLLIEVYKARSQRLKQDGSA, encoded by the exons ATGGCGGCATCGATCCTTCGCAAGAAAATTCACCCCATTTTCGCAGACGGGATCCACGTTCTCCCTCTCCGACAGGCTAGCGTCAGCCAATCGCATCTCACGACGGGGGCGGAGCCATTGGAAAGACAGCGCTTAATTG GTGATGGTCACTCAGATTGGATGACGGAAAAAGTTGATTTGTCTTCATTCGTGTCGACCACCGAATCGTCTCCCAGCTCATCCCTTCCGCCCTCGCCATTAGAACAAGATGTCAAGGTGCCCTCAGACCTGGAGGTCATGACCTCTCTATTGCAGGAGGAGCTAGCTCAGCTGGAGGACTACTTCCGATCCGAGTCCACCGCCACAACCAGCAAATTGGAAAAATCCTCGAAATGTGACAAAGGTGCCCAAGCAATGGGCTCGCAGTCTTATTACCAGATACCCTACAACTCCTATGGGAGCACCCAATCAGACACCAGCCCCGTGGTTGTTACCTTAGCAACAGGGGAACTAGACCTGGCCAGCTTTTGCGGTGGTCCCATGGCCAGATCCAAAATCCCCCGACCTGCTCCGTACAACTACCACCACCGGTACCACCACAACAGCGGGCGAAGAATCATCAGCGAGGCAGTGAAAGTGGGCGAGGAAGTTGGACTGGATACATGGGGCTCCAGGGGGAGCTACTCGGGAAGCGCCGAGTTTTCTGTCAACCACTACTCCACGTTGAAGACGGTCAGCAAGAACAGCCTCGGCGGCATCAAGAAGGTGAGAGAATGTGCTTTATCCTTGAAGGAAGAGGAGAGCTATTGTTTTTCCGAAGGAATGTTTTGCAGCGAAGAAATTGCACGAAGCTTTTGCCTGGGCGGCTCCTACGACAGCCACCACAAAAGAGAGGGACAGCTCATGCACAATGTGAAGGTTAATGTAAGTTATGACAGCGCCGGACTGGAGGTCCTGCACTGCAGCAAAGATGGAGGACTGTCTGGAAGTATCCCCCAAGAGACAATGATGGCCACCGACGGCTACTTCCATCAATCGATGGCCGGCGTAGAGCCGTACCATAGCTTTATCGGTGAACTAGACCAGCCCTCGCAATCCGTAGAGCCCCAACACGGTCACTACCTCTAtccagaatgccttgtggatcAAAGTTACGAATGTCTGTCGAGAGGAGAGTGCGAAGGGTCGCTGCTTGGCGCTTCCATCCATCGCCCCAACCAGAGACTAAAGGACGAGCCCTGCTCCATTAAGTCCACGCTGGTGGTCGGTGCCGCTTCTTTGGATTTGAACACCGGTGAGAGGAAGCAGAAGAAGAGAGACCAGAACAAAACGGCTGCTCACAG GTACAGGCTGCGGAAAAGGGCAGAGTTGGACTCTCTGGAAGAGGAGCTTCATGGACTGGAAGGTCAGAACAGGGAACTTCGTGACAAGGCAGAGTCGGTGGAACGAGAGATTCAGTATGTGAAGGATTTACTTATCGAGGTCTACAAGGCTCGCAGTCAGCGGCTCAAACAAGATGGCAGTGCCTAA
- the LOC144083074 gene encoding uncharacterized protein LOC144083074: MRGRYKMLQGKERVYARASTDAHPVFQPREVAGHIADSEHCCEDRNKVYLGVRVKMPVKDLLRNIRLAQGRDPQDLQILRSKNSKGEKKRVKTQTANRTSKRKRPTSSLEELAIIVEVLEEDLRTATTNSSQIKISSSGSPVSPAYSSEPNGTGYNSDVSDEIIPSPSSHTSHSPGTEYSQTPPSLSAMTTIFEPTWTADKWFSNYPLSSSDLFWAQLEKEESKLLAISDEALLGVDQHGQAAFHKVACDGKRILTYAIAKRMAALNSLDLKDSDGMTALLLAAKNNHHLIVEDLIHLGACVSARNNSGKSCLHLSAEKGFIRVLEVLKHFMMDGLYIDVEATDKYGMSVLQSASVALKLTLQHLQMSKSLNHARLHMLRKEQLLETLECLLQMASYSHVMETWGMNA; encoded by the exons ATGCGAGGACGTTATAAAATGCTGCAGGGCAAGGAACGAGTGTACGCAAGAGCCAGCACCGACGCTCATCCAGTTTTTCAGCCGCGGGAGGTTGCAGGACACATAGCAGACTCAG AGCATTGCTGTGAAGATCGGAACAAGGTCTACCTCGGAGTACGTGTTAAGATGCCTGTCAAGGATCTGCTTCGGAACATCCGCCTAGCTCAGGGTAGAGACCCACAAGATCTTCAG ATTCTGCGCAGCAAAAATTCTAAAG GTGAGAAGAAACGAGTTAAAACTCAGACAGCAAATCGAACAAGCAAG AGAAAACGCCCCACCAGTAGCCTGGAGGAGCTGGCAATCATTGTTGAAGTGTTGGAGGAGGATCTGAGGACTGCCACCACAAATAGTTCCCAGATTAAAATTTCCTCTTCTGGCTCACCAGTGTCACCTGCATACAGTTCTGAGCCAAATG GCACCGGTTACAACAGTGATGTCTCAGATGAAATAATCCCCAGCCCCTCTTCCCATACAAGTCACTCACCAGGGACAGAGTACAGCCAAACTCCACCCTCTCTCAGTGCTATGACCACAATTTTTGAGCCCACATGGACAGCAGACAAATGGTTCAGTAACTACCCACTGAGCAGCTCTGACCTCTTTTGGGCACAGCTCGAGAAGGAGGAGAGCAAATTGTTGGCCATCTCTGACGAAGCATTGCTTGGGGTTGATCAACACGGCCAAGC CGCTTTCCATAAGGTGGCATGTGACGGCAAGAGGATTCTGACTTACGCAATTGCAAAACGGATGGCCGCACTCAATAGCTTAGACCTAAAAGACTCGGATGGAATG ACTGCCCTTCTCCTCGCAGCCAAAAACAACCATCACCTGATAGTAGAGGATTTGATTCATTTGGGTGCTTGTGTCAGTGCAAGAAACAACTCGGGAAAGTCCTGCCTTCACCTTAGTGCTGAGAAAGGCTTCATTCGAGTGCTTGAG GTTCTGAAACATTTTATGATGGATGGATTGTACATTGATGTTGAAGCCACCGATAAGTATG GAATGAGTGTTCTTCAGAGTGCTTCAGTGGCTCTCAAGTTGACGTTGCAGCACCTACAAATGAGCAAGAGCCTCAACCATGCCAGACTCCACATGCTCCGAAAGGAACAGCTTCTAGAGACCCTGGAGTGTTTGCTGCAAATGGCTAGCTACTCTCACGTCATG GAGACCTGGGGTATGAATGCCTAA